The window TTTTTATTTTGGCGGCATTATGCTGTGCGGCTACCTTACCGGCATTTAATTTAAGCGATATTTCAGGCGATGTAAGTATAGGCTATATGAACCATACTATGGTTACCACCTACAATTCCGAAACCATTAAACAGCAGATTGAAGTTCCTCTTCAAACCGCATTGGGAACAGGCAGTCTTACATTAGCCGACCAAAAATCGACCGATGTATATAATGCCTTTGTTGCGGGGTTAAGCTTAAAAATAAGTTATCTTTATCTCAATTTAGGAGCGGGCTTTCCTTCAAAATCGCTGCCCACAGGCTTTGACCCGTTGGGAGCAAAACTTAAAGCCTTTAATGTTTCCGATAAAATAAAAGGCTCCGTAATTATAGACGGTTTACTCGGCGCCGGAGTTACCCTTTTTAAAAACACTCCGTTTAATATCGTTCTCGGAGGCGGTTTAGGTGTAAACTATATTAGAACAAAAAGAGATTTGCCGGAGGCTTTTGTAAAAACTATAGTGAACGACAAAGGGGAAGCGATTGCAAAACAGTTTACCGAAATAAGGTCTACTGCAAGTATAGGAGTAGGCGCGGATATAGGTATCAGATACTACTTTACTAAAAATATCGGAGTTTCTTTCGATATAAAAGATACCGTATATTTTTTACCTGTAATGAACCAGCGATATTATAACGGAACCCTTGTCAACGGACAAGCGGTTACTTACAAAATTACAAAAGAGCAAAAACAGGACATTAAATCTTTAATTAAATACCAGTGGTCCAATAATTTTACCGCCCGCTTGGGTATTGCATGGAAGCTGTAATAAAATTCTGTTTTTAAATAATAAGGCGGTACGGTTTAAATTTAAAATTGTACCGCTTTTTTTGTAACTATAGGATAGGGCTGATATTTATATTATTAAGACTACATTTTCCTTTCGGGGAAGTAATTTTTACGGAGGTGTCTATGAAACACAAAAAAATTTCATTATTTTTATCATGGCGGCAGCCTGTACGGCAATGCTCTTTGCCGATTTGGCTATTTCTTTCGGTCCCGCTTACACAAATTATCTTGTA is drawn from Treponema pedis and contains these coding sequences:
- a CDS encoding DUF2715 domain-containing protein → MKKIIFILAALCCAATLPAFNLSDISGDVSIGYMNHTMVTTYNSETIKQQIEVPLQTALGTGSLTLADQKSTDVYNAFVAGLSLKISYLYLNLGAGFPSKSLPTGFDPLGAKLKAFNVSDKIKGSVIIDGLLGAGVTLFKNTPFNIVLGGGLGVNYIRTKRDLPEAFVKTIVNDKGEAIAKQFTEIRSTASIGVGADIGIRYYFTKNIGVSFDIKDTVYFLPVMNQRYYNGTLVNGQAVTYKITKEQKQDIKSLIKYQWSNNFTARLGIAWKL